Proteins encoded within one genomic window of Setaria italica strain Yugu1 chromosome IV, Setaria_italica_v2.0, whole genome shotgun sequence:
- the LOC101774861 gene encoding FT-interacting protein 1, translating to MSGHGQQGGDLHHEDFQLKDTNPLLGEQWPKGAGGPARPAGGGAGGGLAGWLGVDKPSSTYDLVEQMFFLYVRVVKAKDLPPNPITGAAMDPYVEVRLGNYKGTTRHFDRRANPEWDHVFAFSKSRVQSNVLEVFLKDREMLGRDDYVGKVVFDLAEVPTRVPPDSPLAPQWYRLEGRRGEGGKVRGELMLAVWIGTQADEAFPEAWHSDAAAARGEGVASVRSKAYVSPKLWYLRVNVIEAQDVQPQRGGRAPEVVVKAQVGHQILKTSAVAAPTLNPRWNEDLVFVVAEPFEEQLVLSVEDRVAPGKDDLLGRVALPLGLFEKRLDHRPFVQSRWFDLEKFGVGAAVEGETRRELRFASRVHLRACLEGAYHVMDESTMYISDTRPTARQLWRPPVGVLEVGILGAAGLQPMKTRDGRGATDAYCVAKYGQKWVRTRTMIGNSNPTWNEQYTWEVFDPCTVITIGVFDNCHLGINGGGGNGGGGGAPARDARIGKIRIRLSTLETDRVYTHAYPLIALQKSGVKKMGELRLAVRFTCLSLVNMLHLYTQPLLPRMHYLHPFTVTQLDALRHQAMGIVAARLGRAEPPLRREVVEYMLDVESHMWSMRRSKANFFRAVSLFSGAAAAARWFGDVCRWRNVATTALVHVLLLILVWYPELILPTVFLYMFLIGLWNYRRRPRHPPHMDTKMSWAEAAHPDELDEEFDTFPTSRPQDVVYMRYDRLRSVAGRIQTVVGDMATQGERLQSLLSWRDPRATCLFVLFCLLAAVVLYVTPFRVVALVAGLYVLRHPRFRSRMPAVPSNFFRRLPSRADSML from the coding sequence ATGAGCGGGCACGGGCAGCAGGGTGGTGACCTGCACCACGAGGATTTCCAGCTCAAGGACACGAACCCGCTCCTGGGTGAGCAATGGCCCAAGGGCGCGGGGGGGCCGGCGCgccccgcgggcggcggcgccggcggcgggctcgcCGGCTGGCTGGGCGTGGACAAGCCTTCCAGCACCTACGACCTCGTGGAGCAGATGTTCTTCCTCTACGTGCGCGTCGTGAAGGCCAAGGACCTGCCCCCCAACCCCATCACCGGCGCCGCCATGGACCCCTACGTCGAGGTCCGCCTCGGCAACTACAAGGGCACGACGCGGCACTTCGACCGCCGCGCCAACCCCGAGTGGGACCACGTGTTCGCCTTCTCCAAGTCCCGCGTCCAGTCCAACGTCCTCGAGGTCTTCCTCAAGGACCGCGAGATGCTCGGCCGCGACGACTACGTTGGCAAGGTCGTCTTCGACCTCGCCGAGGTGCCCACGCGGGTGCCGCCGGACAGCCCGCTGGCGCCCCAGTGGTACCGcctcgaggggcggcgcggcgagggggGCAAGGTCCGCGGCGAGCTCATGCTCGCCGTCTGGATCGGGACCCAGGCCGACGAGGCGTTCCCGGAGGCGTGGCActcggacgccgccgccgcgcgcggcgagggcgtgGCGAGCGTGCGTTCCAAGGCGTACGTTTCCCCCAAGCTGTGGTACCTCCGGGTGAACGTGATCGAGGCGCAGGACGTGCAGCCGcagcgcggcgggcgcgcgccggaggtggtggtgaaGGCGCAGGTCGGGCACCAGATCCTCAAGACCTCCGCCGTGGCGGCGCCGACGCTGAACCCGCGGTGGAACGAGGACCTGGTCTTCGTCGTCGCCGAGCCGTTCGAGGAGCAGCTGGTGCTGTCGGTGGAGGACCGCGTGGCCCCGGGGAAGGACGACCTCCTCGGCCGCGTCGCGCTGCCGCTGGGGCTCTTCGAGAAGCGGCTGGACCACCGGCCGTTTGTGCAGTCGAGGTGGTTCGACCTCGAGAAGttcggcgtcggcgccgccgtcgagggcgAGACGCGGCGGGAGCTCCGGTTCGCGAGCCGCGTGCACTTGCGCGCCTGCCTCGAGGGCGCGTACCACGTCATGGACGAGTCCACCATGTACATCAGCGACACCCGCCCCACGGCGCGGCAGCTGTGGCGGCCGCCCGTCGGCGTGCTGGAGGTCGGcatcctcggcgccgccgggctGCAGCCCATGAAGAcccgcgacggccgcggcgccaCCGACGCCTACTGCGTCGCCAAGTACGGCCAGAAGTGGGTGCGCACGCGCACCATGATCGGCAACTCCAACCCCACCTGGAATGAGCAGTACACCTGGGAGGTGTTCGACCCCTGCACCGTCATCACCATCGGCGTCTTCGACAACTGCCACCTCGGCATCAATGgaggcggcggcaatggcggcggcggcggcgctccggcgcgCGACGCCCGCATTGGCAAGATCCGCATCCGCCTCTCGACGCTGGAGACGGACCGCGTGTACACGCACGCGTACCCGCTGATCGCGCTGCAGAAATCCGGGGTGAAGAAGATGGGCGAGCTCCGGCTCGCCGTGCGCTTCACCTGCCTCTCCCTCGTCAACATGCTCCACCTCTACACGCAGCCGCTGCTCCCGAGGATGCACTACCTGCACCCGTTCACGGTGACGCAGCTCGACGCGCTCCGGCACCAGGCGATGGGCATCGTGGCGGCGCGGCTGGGCCGCGCGGAGCCGCCGCTCCGGCGCGAGGTCGTCGAGTACATGCTCGACGTGGAGTCCCACATGTGGAGCATGCGGCGGAGCAAGGCCAACTTCTTCCGCGCCGTCTCCCtcttctccggcgccgccgccgccgcgcggtggTTCGGCGACGTGTGCCGGTGGCGGAACGTGGCCACGACGGCGCTGGTGCACGTGCTCCTGCTCATCCTGGTGTGGTACCCGGAGCTGATCCTCCCCACGGTGTTCCTCTACATGTTCCTCATCGGGCTGTGGAActaccggcggcggccgcggcaccCGCCGCACATGGACACGAAGATGTcgtgggcggaggcggcgcaccCCGACGAGCTCGACGAGGAGTTCGACACGTTCCCGACGTCGAGGCCGCAGGACGTGGTGTACATGAGGTACGACCGGCTCCGGAGCGTGGCGGGGAGGATACAGACGGTGGTCGGCGACATGGCGACGCAAGGGGAGAGGCTGCAGTCGCTGCTGAGCTGGAGGGACCCGAGGGCGACCTGCCTCTTCGTCCTCTTCTGCCTCCTCGCCGCGGTGGTGCTCTACGTCACGCCGTTCCGGGTGGTGGCGCTCGTCGCGGGGCTCTACGTGCTGCGCCACCCGAGGTTCAGGAGCAGGATGCCCGCCGTGCCCAGCAACTTCTTCCGCCGCCTGCCGTCGCGCGCCGACAGCATGCTCTGA